One genomic region from Strix uralensis isolate ZFMK-TIS-50842 chromosome 19, bStrUra1, whole genome shotgun sequence encodes:
- the HID1 gene encoding protein HID1 isoform X1 produces the protein MGSADSKLNFRKAVIQLTTKTQPVEATDDAFWDQFWADTATSVQDVFALVPAAEIRAVREESPSNLATLCYKAVEKLVQGAESGCHTEKERQIVLNCCRLLTRILPYIFEDPDWRGFFWSTVPGAGRGGGDEDDENARPLAESLLLAVADLLFCPDFTVQSHRRSTVDTAEDIHSIDSCEYIWEAGVGFAHSPQPNYIHDLNRTELLKLLLTCFSEAMYLPPSSDSSNANPWVQFFCSTENRHALPLFTSLLNVVCAYDPVGYGIPYNHLLFSDYREPLVEEAAQVLIVTLDYDSSTSSSPTVDGTTTGTAMDDADPPGPDNLFVNYLSRIHREEDFQFILKGVARLLSNPLVQTYLPNSAKKIQFHQELLVLFWKLCDFNKKFLFFVLKSSDVLDILVPILYFLNDARADQSRVGLMHIGVFILLLLSGERNFGVRLNKPYSVRVPMDIPVFTGTHADLLIIVFHKIITSGHQRLQPLFDCLLTIVVNVSPYLKSLSMVAANKLLHLLEAFSTTWFLFSAVQNHHLVFFLLEVFNNIIQYQFDGNSNLVYAVIRKRNVFHQLANLPTDSQSIQKGLQRKKKTPEPISRTNSQDGVSMEGSRPAAPAEPGTLKTSLVATPGIDKLTEKSQVSEDGTMRSLEPESSQPPPDGNPPSAGSDGEPWSGKLDEDTALKLNRLNDKEASHHQRDRRRLSSASSSGQWTPTPDWVMSWKSKLPLQTIMRLLQVLVPQVEKICIDKGLTDESEILKFLQHGTLVGLLPVPHPILIRKYQANSGTAMWFRTYMWGVIYLRNVDPPIWYDTDVKLFEIQRV, from the exons CCTGTGGAGGCAACGGATGATGCCTTTTGGGACCAGTTCTGGGCAGACACAGCCACTTCAGTGCAGGATGTCTTTGCCCTTGTACCAGCTGCAGAGATCCGAGCAGTGAGAGAAGAATCACCTTCAAACTTGGCGACTTTGTGTTATAAG gCTGTGGAGAAGCTGGTGCAGGGAGCAGAGAGCGGCTGCCACACGGAGAAGGAGAGGCAAATCGTCTTGAACTGCTGCCGGCTCCTCACCCGTATCCTGCCTTACATCTTTGAGGACCCAGACTGGAGAGGTTTCTTCTGGTCAACTGTCCCTGGGGCTGGCCGAGGAGGG ggagatgaagatgatgaaaatgCCCGGCCTCTGGCTGAGTCATTGCTCCTTGCTGTCGCAGACTTGCTCTTCTGTCCTGATTTCACTGTGCAGAGCCACCGGAGGAGCACAGTG GACACAGCGGAAGATATCCACTCCATTGACAGCTGTGAGTACATCTGGGAGGCAGGAGTGGGCTTTGCTCATTCTCCACAGCCTAACTACATCCATGACTTGAATAG GACAGAGCTGCTTAAGCTGCTGCTGACCTGTTTCTCCGAAGCCATGTATCTGCCTCCCTCCTCGGACAGCAGCAATGCCAACCCCTGGGTGCAGTTCTTCTGCTCTACGGAGAACAG ACATGCGCTCCCACTCTTCACCTCACTTCTGAACGTCGTCTGTGCCTACGACCCAGTGGGTTATGGGATTCCATACAATCACCTGCTTTTCTCTGACTACCGCGAGCCACTGGTGGAGGAGGCAGCCCAGGTACTGATTGTTACCTTGGACTATGACAGCTCCACCAGTTCAAGCCCCACCGTGGATGGCACGACCACTGGCACGGCCATGGATGATGCAGAT CCTCCTGGACCAGACAATCTGTTTGTGAATTACCTCTCAAGAATACACCGAGAGGAG GATTTCCAGTTCATCCTGAAAGGAGTGGCCCGCTTGTTATCAAACCCGCTGGTCCAGACCTACCTGCCAAACTCTGCCAAGAAGATCCAATTCCATCAGGAACTCCTCGTCCTCTTCTGGAAACTCTGTGACTTCAACAAG AAATTCCTCTTCTTTGTGCTGAAGAGCAGCGATGTTCTGGACATCCTTGTCCCAATCTTGTATTTTCTCAATGATGCCAGAGCAGACCAGT cacgAGTGGGCTTGATGCACATTGGGGTCTTTATCCTCCTGCTTCTCAGTGGGGAGCGTAACTTTGGGGTTCGACTGAACAAGCCGTATTCTGTACGAGTGCCTATGGACATCCCTGTTTTCACAGGGACACATGCAGATCTGCTCATCATA GTCTTTCACAAGATCATAACCAGTGGGCATCAGCGGCTGCAGCCTCTCTTTGACTGCCTGCTCACCATCGTTGTGAACG TGTCTCCGTACCTGAAGTCTCTCTCTATGGTGGCTGCTAACAAGTTGCTGCATCTCCTGGAGGCTTTTTCCACCACCTGGTTCCTGTTCTCTGCTGTCCAGAACCACCATCTCGTTTTCTTCTTGCTGGAAGTTTTCAACAACATCATTCAGTACCAGTTTGATG GGAACTCAAATTTGGTCTATGCTGTTATCCGCAAGCGGAATGTATTTCACCAGCTGGCCAACTTACCCACGGACTCACAGTCCATCCAGAAGGGTCTGCAGCGCAAGAAGAAAACTCCTGAGCCTATTTCTCGCACCAACTCCCAGGATGGGGTATCCATGGAAGGGTCACGTCCTGCTGCCCCCGCTGAACCAGGGACACTGAAGACAAGTTTGGTGGCTACTCCAG GAATTGACAAGCTCACGGAGAAGTCGCAGGTATCAGAGGATGGGACCATGCGTTCGCTGGAGCCCGAGTCTTCACAGCCTCCACCAGACGGTAACCCACCCTCAGCTGGCAGCGATGGGGAGCCCTGGAGCGGG aagctTGATGAGGACACGGCACTGAAGCTGAACAGGCTGAACGATAAG GAGGCATCACATCACCAGCGGGATCGAAGGCGTCTCTCTAGTGCATCCTCCAGTGGACAGTGGACCCCAACTCCTGACTGG GTGATGTCTTGGAAGTCAAAGCTTCCCCTGCAGACAATCATGCGGCTCTTACAGGTGCTGGTCCCTCAGGTGGAGAAGATCTGCATTGATAA GGGTCTCACTGATGAATCAGAGATCCTCAAGTTCTTGCAGCATGGCACACTGGTGGGGCTGCTGCCTGTACCTCACCCCATCCTCATTCGCAAGTACCAGGCTAACTCGGGCACTGCCATGTGGTTCCGGACCTACATGTGGGGTGTTATTTATTTGAG GAATGTGGATCCCCCTATCTGGTATGACACAGATGTGAAGCTGTTTGAAATTCAACGGGTCTAA
- the HID1 gene encoding protein HID1 isoform X2: MGSADSKLNFRKAVIQLTTKTQPVEATDDAFWDQFWADTATSVQDVFALVPAAEIRAVREESPSNLATLCYKAVEKLVQGAESGCHTEKERQIVLNCCRLLTRILPYIFEDPDWRGFFWSTVPGAGRGGGDEDDENARPLAESLLLAVADLLFCPDFTVQSHRRSTVDTAEDIHSIDSCEYIWEAGVGFAHSPQPNYIHDLNRTELLKLLLTCFSEAMYLPPSSDSSNANPWVQFFCSTENRHALPLFTSLLNVVCAYDPVGYGIPYNHLLFSDYREPLVEEAAQVLIVTLDYDSSTSSSPTVDGTTTGTAMDDADPPGPDNLFVNYLSRIHREEDFQFILKGVARLLSNPLVQTYLPNSAKKIQFHQELLVLFWKLCDFNKKFLFFVLKSSDVLDILVPILYFLNDARADQSRVGLMHIGVFILLLLSGERNFGVRLNKPYSVRVPMDIPVFTGTHADLLIIVFHKIITSGHQRLQPLFDCLLTIVVNVSPYLKSLSMVAANKLLHLLEAFSTTWFLFSAVQNHHLVFFLLEVFNNIIQYQFDGNSNLVYAVIRKRNVFHQLANLPTDSQSIQKGLQRKKKTPEPISRTNSQDGVSMEGSRPAAPAEPGTLKTSLVATPGIDKLTEKSQVSEDGTMRSLEPESSQPPPDGNPPSAGSDGEPWSGEASHHQRDRRRLSSASSSGQWTPTPDWVMSWKSKLPLQTIMRLLQVLVPQVEKICIDKGLTDESEILKFLQHGTLVGLLPVPHPILIRKYQANSGTAMWFRTYMWGVIYLRNVDPPIWYDTDVKLFEIQRV, translated from the exons CCTGTGGAGGCAACGGATGATGCCTTTTGGGACCAGTTCTGGGCAGACACAGCCACTTCAGTGCAGGATGTCTTTGCCCTTGTACCAGCTGCAGAGATCCGAGCAGTGAGAGAAGAATCACCTTCAAACTTGGCGACTTTGTGTTATAAG gCTGTGGAGAAGCTGGTGCAGGGAGCAGAGAGCGGCTGCCACACGGAGAAGGAGAGGCAAATCGTCTTGAACTGCTGCCGGCTCCTCACCCGTATCCTGCCTTACATCTTTGAGGACCCAGACTGGAGAGGTTTCTTCTGGTCAACTGTCCCTGGGGCTGGCCGAGGAGGG ggagatgaagatgatgaaaatgCCCGGCCTCTGGCTGAGTCATTGCTCCTTGCTGTCGCAGACTTGCTCTTCTGTCCTGATTTCACTGTGCAGAGCCACCGGAGGAGCACAGTG GACACAGCGGAAGATATCCACTCCATTGACAGCTGTGAGTACATCTGGGAGGCAGGAGTGGGCTTTGCTCATTCTCCACAGCCTAACTACATCCATGACTTGAATAG GACAGAGCTGCTTAAGCTGCTGCTGACCTGTTTCTCCGAAGCCATGTATCTGCCTCCCTCCTCGGACAGCAGCAATGCCAACCCCTGGGTGCAGTTCTTCTGCTCTACGGAGAACAG ACATGCGCTCCCACTCTTCACCTCACTTCTGAACGTCGTCTGTGCCTACGACCCAGTGGGTTATGGGATTCCATACAATCACCTGCTTTTCTCTGACTACCGCGAGCCACTGGTGGAGGAGGCAGCCCAGGTACTGATTGTTACCTTGGACTATGACAGCTCCACCAGTTCAAGCCCCACCGTGGATGGCACGACCACTGGCACGGCCATGGATGATGCAGAT CCTCCTGGACCAGACAATCTGTTTGTGAATTACCTCTCAAGAATACACCGAGAGGAG GATTTCCAGTTCATCCTGAAAGGAGTGGCCCGCTTGTTATCAAACCCGCTGGTCCAGACCTACCTGCCAAACTCTGCCAAGAAGATCCAATTCCATCAGGAACTCCTCGTCCTCTTCTGGAAACTCTGTGACTTCAACAAG AAATTCCTCTTCTTTGTGCTGAAGAGCAGCGATGTTCTGGACATCCTTGTCCCAATCTTGTATTTTCTCAATGATGCCAGAGCAGACCAGT cacgAGTGGGCTTGATGCACATTGGGGTCTTTATCCTCCTGCTTCTCAGTGGGGAGCGTAACTTTGGGGTTCGACTGAACAAGCCGTATTCTGTACGAGTGCCTATGGACATCCCTGTTTTCACAGGGACACATGCAGATCTGCTCATCATA GTCTTTCACAAGATCATAACCAGTGGGCATCAGCGGCTGCAGCCTCTCTTTGACTGCCTGCTCACCATCGTTGTGAACG TGTCTCCGTACCTGAAGTCTCTCTCTATGGTGGCTGCTAACAAGTTGCTGCATCTCCTGGAGGCTTTTTCCACCACCTGGTTCCTGTTCTCTGCTGTCCAGAACCACCATCTCGTTTTCTTCTTGCTGGAAGTTTTCAACAACATCATTCAGTACCAGTTTGATG GGAACTCAAATTTGGTCTATGCTGTTATCCGCAAGCGGAATGTATTTCACCAGCTGGCCAACTTACCCACGGACTCACAGTCCATCCAGAAGGGTCTGCAGCGCAAGAAGAAAACTCCTGAGCCTATTTCTCGCACCAACTCCCAGGATGGGGTATCCATGGAAGGGTCACGTCCTGCTGCCCCCGCTGAACCAGGGACACTGAAGACAAGTTTGGTGGCTACTCCAG GAATTGACAAGCTCACGGAGAAGTCGCAGGTATCAGAGGATGGGACCATGCGTTCGCTGGAGCCCGAGTCTTCACAGCCTCCACCAGACGGTAACCCACCCTCAGCTGGCAGCGATGGGGAGCCCTGGAGCGGG GAGGCATCACATCACCAGCGGGATCGAAGGCGTCTCTCTAGTGCATCCTCCAGTGGACAGTGGACCCCAACTCCTGACTGG GTGATGTCTTGGAAGTCAAAGCTTCCCCTGCAGACAATCATGCGGCTCTTACAGGTGCTGGTCCCTCAGGTGGAGAAGATCTGCATTGATAA GGGTCTCACTGATGAATCAGAGATCCTCAAGTTCTTGCAGCATGGCACACTGGTGGGGCTGCTGCCTGTACCTCACCCCATCCTCATTCGCAAGTACCAGGCTAACTCGGGCACTGCCATGTGGTTCCGGACCTACATGTGGGGTGTTATTTATTTGAG GAATGTGGATCCCCCTATCTGGTATGACACAGATGTGAAGCTGTTTGAAATTCAACGGGTCTAA